The Arthrobacter sp. NicSoilC5 genome has a window encoding:
- a CDS encoding Rv3654c family TadE-like protein — translation MDPYRPCLNTQRDCGDRRRRQRRRIGRCRGRQVMGDHGRRHPTIGTGHPCAGSGRAAPGRRHATRRRYARGGRRNFGPGQSPQGATDGRERGSGTVLAAGLALVVMTAMAVMLLLAQSAVLASRAAAAADLAALAAADALRGITTGDPCAVAVEVAARHSATVLSCSAGPGQTIEVCTELGERALLGAATGRARAGPPP, via the coding sequence ATGGACCCTTACCGCCCGTGCCTCAACACGCAGCGAGACTGCGGGGACCGGCGCCGCCGGCAGCGGCGACGGATCGGGCGATGCCGGGGGCGTCAGGTGATGGGTGACCACGGGCGGCGACACCCCACGATTGGGACCGGCCATCCCTGTGCTGGGTCCGGTCGTGCTGCACCCGGGCGCCGGCACGCCACAAGACGCCGGTACGCCCGGGGAGGGCGGCGGAATTTTGGTCCCGGTCAGAGTCCACAAGGCGCCACAGATGGCCGCGAACGTGGGTCGGGAACGGTCCTGGCCGCGGGGCTGGCGCTGGTGGTCATGACGGCCATGGCCGTCATGCTGCTGCTGGCCCAGTCAGCCGTGCTCGCGAGCAGGGCGGCAGCAGCAGCGGACCTGGCAGCTCTCGCCGCGGCGGATGCCCTCCGCGGCATCACCACGGGGGATCCCTGCGCGGTGGCCGTTGAGGTGGCGGCGCGGCACTCCGCCACGGTCCTCAGCTGCTCAGCGGGCCCGGGACAGACGATTGAGGTGTGCACTGAGCTCGGGGAGCGCGCACTGCTGGGTGCCGCGACGGGACGGGCCCGGGCAGGACCTCCGCCGTAG
- a CDS encoding TadE family type IV pilus minor pilin, with protein MTRPAGLLTSRKTLEAVTGGVGSSYGHQEQAGKTGDARGTVTAEFAVALPAVLALLAMLLAGAAAGMTQLRIEEGARAGARAVARGDDPAAVERTVRMLAGSSASATVAADGGWFRVTVTDRVPGPLGTSIPWTLTARASTRSETAGTGAAGSGDGSGDAGGVR; from the coding sequence GTGACGCGTCCGGCAGGACTGTTGACGTCCCGGAAGACTCTTGAAGCGGTGACCGGCGGTGTGGGCTCCAGCTACGGTCACCAGGAACAGGCAGGCAAGACGGGCGACGCCCGCGGCACCGTAACGGCAGAGTTCGCCGTGGCATTGCCGGCCGTGCTGGCACTCCTGGCCATGTTGCTCGCCGGAGCCGCCGCGGGCATGACTCAGCTGCGTATTGAAGAGGGAGCCCGGGCCGGCGCCAGGGCCGTGGCCAGGGGCGATGACCCCGCAGCCGTGGAACGGACCGTCAGGATGCTCGCCGGCAGTTCGGCGTCCGCGACAGTTGCCGCCGACGGTGGCTGGTTCAGGGTCACGGTCACTGACCGGGTGCCCGGACCCCTGGGAACTTCCATCCCATGGACCCTTACCGCCCGTGCCTCAACACGCAGCGAGACTGCGGGGACCGGCGCCGCCGGCAGCGGCGACGGATCGGGCGATGCCGGGGGCGTCAGGTGA
- a CDS encoding type II secretion system F family protein produces the protein MTQGWAPGLALFLLLAASAWLACSSHARPRQRLRLLLPAAAGAQPTAATKGAPASSGSGLKDPAMMLELVAAMLDAGAGIGRALDLVAASAAPQYRESLRPVVSALAIGADWETAWRSSAIQLPEVLELRDALGFAALTGAPSSAILYAQAARLRRERFRAAEKRAASLGVKLVVPLGLCSLPAFICLGVVPVLLALVPSGS, from the coding sequence ATGACCCAGGGGTGGGCTCCAGGCCTGGCATTGTTCCTGCTGCTCGCGGCCAGCGCCTGGCTTGCCTGTTCCAGCCACGCCAGGCCGCGCCAACGGCTGCGCCTCCTGCTTCCTGCCGCTGCAGGGGCACAACCGACGGCAGCCACCAAAGGGGCGCCAGCGAGTTCCGGCAGCGGGCTGAAGGATCCGGCCATGATGCTGGAGCTGGTGGCGGCCATGCTCGATGCCGGCGCCGGCATTGGCCGGGCGCTTGACCTGGTGGCTGCTTCGGCTGCCCCGCAGTACCGGGAATCCCTGCGGCCCGTGGTCTCGGCGCTGGCCATTGGCGCCGACTGGGAGACGGCATGGCGCAGCTCCGCAATACAGCTGCCCGAAGTCCTGGAGTTGCGGGACGCGCTGGGCTTCGCCGCACTCACGGGCGCGCCGTCGTCAGCGATTCTTTACGCCCAGGCTGCAAGGCTCCGCCGGGAGCGGTTTCGGGCTGCGGAGAAGCGGGCCGCTTCGCTCGGGGTGAAGCTGGTCGTTCCCCTGGGCCTGTGCTCACTCCCGGCCTTCATCTGCCTTGGTGTCGTTCCGGTGCTGCTGGCCCTGGTACCGTCCGGTTCCTAA
- a CDS encoding TadA family conjugal transfer-associated ATPase — MRRPSGTPSAPDTGSAAGSGGLGARRSARILEANQAVRQARAGEAAGTGRAVDSGLLESVRESMMAEAGAVTPSRVAAAVQATGKLLGTAGALAAVERISAELNGLGPLQELTRDPAVTDIFVNAPDSVWVDRGRGIERVPVVFDGEAQLRALACRLVAAGGRRLDDGSPCVDVRLAGGYRVHAVLPPVSTSGTLLSVRIRRERVFSMAELRAGGMFGQRVQTVLERIVERKLSFLVSGATGSGKTTLLSTLLGLCSAKERLVLIEDAAELNPVHPHVVALESRHGNLEGGGAVDLGELVRQALRMRPDRLVVGECRGAEVRELLTAMNTGHSGGGGTIHANTAAAVPARLNALGALAGLGPEAVRLQAASALDVVIHVGRTPKGREVLCVGLIADGPAGLAVVPAIKESGITGPAWPALAARLGMDPGATL, encoded by the coding sequence ATGAGGCGGCCGTCGGGTACACCTTCAGCTCCCGATACGGGCAGCGCTGCAGGGTCCGGGGGCCTGGGTGCACGGCGCAGTGCCCGGATCCTTGAAGCGAACCAGGCCGTCCGCCAGGCGCGGGCCGGTGAGGCAGCCGGTACTGGCCGGGCCGTTGATTCCGGGCTGCTGGAATCCGTCCGTGAGTCGATGATGGCCGAGGCTGGAGCGGTAACACCGTCGCGCGTCGCTGCTGCTGTCCAGGCCACGGGCAAGCTGTTGGGCACCGCCGGAGCGCTTGCCGCGGTGGAACGGATCAGTGCCGAACTCAACGGACTGGGACCGCTGCAGGAGCTCACCAGGGATCCTGCCGTCACAGACATTTTCGTTAACGCTCCCGATTCCGTGTGGGTGGACCGTGGCAGGGGCATCGAGCGCGTACCTGTCGTGTTCGATGGCGAGGCCCAACTGCGCGCGCTGGCCTGCCGGCTGGTGGCTGCAGGCGGGCGCCGCCTGGATGACGGGTCGCCCTGCGTCGATGTCAGGCTTGCCGGCGGCTACCGTGTTCACGCCGTGTTGCCGCCGGTGTCCACGTCCGGGACGCTGCTGAGCGTCCGGATTCGCAGGGAGAGGGTTTTCAGCATGGCGGAGCTGCGCGCGGGCGGCATGTTCGGCCAGCGCGTGCAGACGGTGCTGGAGAGGATAGTGGAGAGGAAGCTGAGTTTCCTGGTCAGCGGTGCCACGGGTTCCGGTAAGACCACGCTGCTGTCCACCCTGCTGGGCCTTTGTTCCGCGAAAGAGCGGCTGGTCCTGATCGAGGATGCGGCCGAACTCAACCCTGTCCACCCCCATGTGGTGGCCCTCGAATCACGCCACGGGAATCTTGAAGGTGGCGGCGCCGTGGACTTGGGGGAGCTGGTTCGCCAGGCGCTTCGCATGCGTCCGGACAGGCTGGTGGTGGGGGAGTGCCGGGGTGCTGAAGTCCGTGAGCTCCTGACGGCGATGAATACCGGGCACAGTGGCGGTGGCGGAACCATCCACGCGAACACGGCAGCCGCGGTCCCGGCCAGGCTCAACGCCCTCGGCGCGCTCGCCGGGCTCGGCCCGGAGGCCGTGCGGCTTCAGGCCGCCAGCGCCCTCGACGTTGTCATCCATGTCGGAAGGACCCCGAAGGGCCGGGAAGTCCTGTGCGTTGGACTCATCGCCGATGGCCCGGCAGGACTGGCCGTGGTGCCGGCCATTAAGGAGTCAGGTATCACGGGTCCGGCGTGGCCGGCGCTGGCGGCCCGGTTGGGGATGGATCCCGGGGCAACCCTGTGA
- the ssd gene encoding septum site-determining protein Ssd produces the protein MLVTSSGVLRAEVERIVAAAGAQLRVVPDAVEGGRYWDAASAVLVGSDVRELPPRRRTPAVMVGLDGEGDSLWHLAAALGAERVAVLPDAAAWLADHLSRSRSPGPGGLVLGITGGCGGAGATTAAIWIAQAAAGLGVRVLLFDGDPWGGGLELALAAEDNPGLRWPDLAEARGSIDPLQLSDSLPVAGGFSFLSWPATREQPVRVPAAAAAGVLDAARRGFELVVVDVGRAAEPLHTVAGDCDRIMVVVPAQLKAAVATVRLLQELPPVEAALLVRGRPGAALDSSLIADAVGLPVQGRIPELRAVPVAMEAGRLLDFGKRRSIRHFGATVLDWLGEDLQAGDVA, from the coding sequence CTGCTGGTTACCTCCTCGGGGGTTCTCCGCGCCGAAGTGGAGCGCATTGTGGCAGCCGCCGGAGCCCAGCTGCGCGTCGTTCCGGATGCAGTGGAGGGCGGACGGTACTGGGACGCTGCATCGGCCGTCCTGGTGGGCAGCGATGTGCGGGAGCTGCCACCACGGCGGCGCACCCCTGCCGTCATGGTGGGCCTCGACGGCGAAGGGGACAGCCTCTGGCACCTCGCCGCCGCCCTGGGCGCCGAACGCGTTGCCGTGCTGCCCGATGCCGCTGCCTGGCTGGCGGACCATCTGAGCCGGTCACGCTCGCCGGGACCCGGCGGCCTGGTCCTTGGCATCACGGGCGGTTGCGGCGGGGCGGGGGCAACCACCGCCGCCATTTGGATAGCCCAGGCCGCGGCAGGGCTGGGGGTACGCGTCCTGCTGTTTGACGGGGACCCCTGGGGCGGTGGCCTGGAACTGGCGCTCGCTGCCGAGGACAACCCCGGACTGCGCTGGCCGGACCTCGCGGAGGCAAGGGGCAGCATTGATCCCCTGCAGCTCTCCGACTCCCTGCCCGTGGCCGGAGGTTTTTCCTTCCTGTCCTGGCCTGCCACCCGGGAGCAGCCGGTCCGTGTCCCTGCTGCCGCCGCAGCGGGTGTGCTCGATGCTGCCCGCCGTGGTTTTGAGCTGGTCGTTGTGGATGTGGGAAGGGCCGCGGAGCCGCTCCATACGGTGGCCGGGGACTGTGACCGGATCATGGTGGTGGTGCCGGCGCAGCTGAAGGCCGCGGTCGCAACGGTGCGCCTCCTGCAGGAACTTCCGCCCGTGGAGGCTGCCTTGCTAGTGCGGGGCCGGCCAGGCGCTGCGCTGGACAGTTCCCTGATTGCTGACGCCGTAGGGTTGCCCGTGCAGGGCCGCATCCCCGAACTGCGGGCCGTCCCGGTAGCCATGGAAGCGGGGCGCCTGCTGGACTTTGGGAAGCGGCGGAGCATCCGCCATTTCGGCGCCACGGTGCTCGATTGGCTCGGCGAGGACCTGCAGGCGGGGGATGTGGCATGA